From Erwinia sp. HDF1-3R, one genomic window encodes:
- a CDS encoding DUF1456 family protein, whose protein sequence is MTNNDVLRSVRYMLNLSDAQVVSILALAESEVAEAEVNSFLKKDDDAGFRACPDVIMGYFLNGLIFSRRGKSEEAPAPSIERKMTNNIIMKKLRVAFDLKTTDILEILKLADFAVGQSEIGAIFRKPGHKNYRECGDQILRNFLKGLTKKIRPAAK, encoded by the coding sequence ATGACAAATAACGACGTTCTGCGCAGCGTGCGCTACATGCTGAATTTAAGCGATGCCCAGGTAGTCAGCATTCTGGCGCTGGCAGAAAGTGAAGTGGCCGAAGCTGAAGTAAACAGCTTCCTGAAAAAAGATGACGACGCGGGCTTCCGCGCCTGCCCGGATGTCATTATGGGCTATTTTCTCAACGGGCTGATTTTCTCCCGTCGCGGCAAGAGTGAAGAGGCCCCTGCGCCCTCTATTGAGCGGAAGATGACCAATAACATCATCATGAAAAAGCTCCGGGTCGCGTTCGATTTAAAAACAACCGATATTCTTGAGATATTAAAACTGGCTGACTTTGCGGTCGGACAATCGGAAATCGGGGCGATTTTCCGCAAACCGGGGCATAAAAACTACCGTGAGTGCGGCGACCAGATTCTGCGAAACTTTTTAAAGGGTTTAACGAAGAAAATTCGTCCGGCAGCGAAGTAA
- the metR gene encoding HTH-type transcriptional regulator MetR — protein sequence MIELKHLRTLQALRTTGSLAAAAAQLHQTQSALSHQFSDLEQRLGFRLFVRKSQPLRFTPQGEILLNLAEQVLPQIQQALQACHEPHQTTLRIAIECHSCIQWLTPALNNFRQNWPQVVMDFKSGVTFDPQPALQQGELDLVLTSDILPRSGLFYSPMFDFEVRLVISPDHPLARREHISPEDLANEVLMIYPVQRQRLDIWRHFLQPAGISPALKSVDNTLLLIQMVSAGMGIAALPHWVVESFEHQGLVVTKTLGEGLWSRLYAAVRDGEQRQPVVEAFIRSARQHACDNLPRVKDASLPGTPLPQSNISS from the coding sequence ATGATCGAACTCAAACACCTGCGAACGCTCCAGGCACTACGAACGACAGGTTCGCTGGCCGCAGCGGCAGCACAGCTTCATCAAACACAATCCGCCCTGTCACATCAGTTCAGTGATTTGGAACAGCGGCTGGGGTTTCGTTTATTCGTGCGAAAAAGTCAGCCGCTGCGCTTTACGCCGCAGGGAGAGATCCTGCTCAATCTGGCTGAACAGGTCCTGCCACAGATCCAACAGGCGCTACAGGCCTGCCACGAGCCGCATCAGACCACGCTGCGTATTGCGATTGAATGTCACAGCTGCATTCAGTGGCTTACCCCGGCGCTGAACAACTTTCGCCAGAACTGGCCGCAGGTGGTAATGGATTTCAAATCGGGGGTGACCTTCGACCCGCAGCCGGCCCTGCAGCAGGGGGAGCTGGATCTGGTGCTGACATCGGATATTCTGCCGCGCAGCGGCCTGTTCTACTCGCCGATGTTTGATTTTGAAGTCCGTCTGGTAATCTCTCCCGATCACCCTCTCGCCCGGCGTGAACATATTTCACCTGAAGACCTCGCGAATGAGGTGTTGATGATCTACCCGGTCCAGCGCCAGCGACTGGATATCTGGCGCCATTTTCTTCAGCCCGCCGGTATCAGTCCGGCCCTGAAAAGCGTGGACAATACGCTGTTACTGATCCAGATGGTGTCTGCAGGAATGGGTATTGCCGCGCTGCCGCACTGGGTGGTGGAGAGTTTTGAACATCAGGGCCTGGTGGTGACCAAAACCCTGGGTGAAGGTCTCTGGAGCCGCTTATATGCGGCGGTCAGGGACGGTGAGCAGCGTCAGCCGGTTGTGGAGGCGTTTATTCGATCGGCTCGCCAGCACGCCTGCGATAACCTGCCGCGCGTGAAGGATGCCTCCCTTCCCGGCACGCCCCTGCCCCAGTCGAATATCTCATCCTGA
- the metE gene encoding 5-methyltetrahydropteroyltriglutamate--homocysteine S-methyltransferase, producing MTILNHTLGFPRVGLRRELKKAQESYWAGNSTQQELLAVGRELRARHWQQQQEAGVDLLPVGDFAWYDHVLTTSLLLGNVPARHQNKDGSIDLDTLFRLGRGRAPGGEPAAAAEMTKWFNTNYHYIVPEFTKGQQFKLSWTQILDEVDEALALGHKVKPVLLGPVTYLWLGKVKGEQFDRLSLLKDILPVYQQVLAGLAKRGIEWVQIDEPALVLELPQAWLNAFKPAFDALQGKTKLLLTTYFDSAGTNIETIRALPVQGLHVDLVHGKDDIAQLNSQIPADWLLSVGVINGRNVWRADLSSWFERLQPLIGQRNQLWIGSSCSLLHSPIDLSTETRLDEEVKSWFAFALQKCAELSLLSKALNNNDPQSLEAWSAPVRARHHSTRVHNATVGKRLAGITAEDSQRHSGYQTRATAQRARFQLPTWPTTTIGSFPQTTEIRSLRLDFRQGRLDGSHYRTGIAEHIKQAIKEQESLGLDVLVHGEAERNDMVEYFGENLDGFAFTQNGWVQSYGSRCVKPPVIIGDISRPHPITVEWAKYAQSLTDKPVKGMLTGPVTILCWSFPREDVSRETIAKQIALALRDEVEDLEKAGIGIIQIDEPALREGLPLRQSDWAAYLAWAVDAFRLNAAVAQDDTQIHTHMCYCEFNDIMDSIAALDADVITIETSRSDMELLESFEEFDYPNEIGPGVYDIHSPNVPDVEGIESLLLKAAKRIPTERLWVNPDCGLKTRGWTETRQALANMVKAAQNLRNAKA from the coding sequence ATGACCATTCTTAACCATACACTCGGATTCCCTCGCGTCGGTCTGCGTCGCGAACTGAAAAAAGCCCAGGAAAGCTACTGGGCAGGCAACAGCACCCAGCAAGAATTACTGGCCGTTGGCCGTGAGCTGCGCGCCCGTCACTGGCAGCAGCAGCAGGAAGCGGGCGTGGACCTGCTCCCGGTGGGTGATTTTGCCTGGTACGATCATGTGCTGACCACCAGCCTGCTGTTAGGCAACGTACCGGCTCGCCATCAGAATAAAGACGGCTCGATCGATCTCGATACGCTGTTCCGGCTGGGTCGCGGCCGCGCGCCCGGCGGTGAGCCTGCCGCCGCTGCCGAAATGACCAAATGGTTCAATACCAACTACCACTATATCGTGCCTGAGTTCACTAAGGGCCAGCAGTTCAAACTGAGCTGGACGCAGATCCTCGACGAAGTCGACGAAGCGCTGGCACTGGGCCATAAAGTGAAACCCGTTCTGCTGGGGCCGGTAACCTATCTCTGGCTGGGGAAAGTGAAGGGTGAGCAGTTTGATCGCCTGAGCCTGCTGAAGGACATCCTGCCGGTTTACCAGCAGGTGCTGGCCGGGCTGGCAAAACGCGGTATCGAATGGGTACAGATCGATGAGCCTGCGCTGGTTCTGGAGCTGCCACAGGCGTGGCTGAACGCATTCAAACCGGCTTTTGATGCTTTGCAGGGCAAAACCAAACTGTTGCTGACCACCTATTTCGACAGTGCGGGAACCAACATTGAGACTATCCGCGCGCTGCCGGTACAGGGTTTACACGTCGACCTGGTGCACGGCAAGGATGATATCGCACAGCTGAATAGCCAGATCCCAGCCGACTGGCTGCTCTCTGTCGGGGTCATTAATGGCCGTAACGTCTGGCGTGCCGATCTCAGCAGCTGGTTTGAACGTTTGCAGCCGCTGATCGGCCAGCGCAATCAGCTGTGGATTGGTTCATCCTGCTCACTGTTGCACAGTCCCATCGATTTGAGCACGGAAACCCGTCTGGATGAGGAAGTGAAAAGCTGGTTCGCCTTTGCCCTGCAAAAATGCGCCGAGCTGTCACTGTTAAGCAAGGCGCTGAATAATAACGATCCGCAGTCACTGGAAGCCTGGAGCGCGCCGGTTCGCGCGCGTCATCACTCTACCCGGGTGCATAATGCGACGGTGGGTAAACGCCTGGCGGGCATTACGGCTGAAGACAGCCAGCGTCACAGCGGTTATCAAACGCGCGCCACAGCCCAGCGTGCTCGTTTCCAGCTGCCGACCTGGCCTACCACGACGATTGGTTCATTCCCGCAGACCACCGAGATCCGCAGCCTGCGACTGGACTTCAGGCAGGGTCGCCTGGACGGTAGCCACTACCGCACCGGTATCGCTGAACATATCAAACAGGCGATTAAGGAGCAGGAAAGTTTAGGTCTGGACGTGCTGGTGCACGGCGAAGCCGAGCGTAACGATATGGTGGAGTATTTCGGTGAAAACCTGGATGGCTTCGCCTTCACTCAAAATGGCTGGGTCCAGAGCTATGGTTCCCGCTGCGTTAAGCCGCCGGTGATTATTGGTGATATCAGCCGCCCACACCCCATTACCGTGGAGTGGGCGAAGTACGCGCAGTCCCTGACGGATAAGCCAGTCAAAGGCATGCTTACCGGCCCGGTAACCATTCTTTGCTGGTCTTTCCCACGTGAGGATGTTTCCCGCGAGACCATTGCCAAACAGATTGCGCTGGCGCTGCGTGACGAAGTGGAAGATTTGGAGAAAGCGGGTATCGGCATTATTCAGATTGATGAGCCTGCGCTGCGGGAAGGTCTGCCGCTGCGCCAGTCTGACTGGGCCGCGTATCTGGCGTGGGCCGTGGACGCCTTTCGCCTGAACGCCGCGGTGGCGCAGGATGATACGCAGATCCACACGCATATGTGCTACTGCGAGTTCAATGACATCATGGACTCCATCGCGGCGCTGGATGCGGACGTGATCACCATTGAAACCTCACGCTCTGACATGGAACTGCTGGAATCATTTGAAGAGTTTGACTATCCGAACGAAATTGGTCCGGGCGTTTACGATATTCACTCCCCGAACGTGCCTGACGTGGAAGGCATTGAGTCGCTGCTGCTGAAAGCCGCAAAGCGTATTCCAACCGAACGCCTGTGGGTGAATCCGGATTGTGGCCTGAAAACCCGAGGCTGGACCGAAACCCGCCAGGCGCTGGCGAATATGGTTAAGGCGGCGCAGAACCTGCGCAACGCTAAAGCATGA
- a CDS encoding dienelactone hydrolase family protein, with product MKTEDNMTQKLSNNGFTPAVSPTASTTILTDSADILSGETSVPTQGENMPAFHARPRHAKGPLPVVLVVQEIFGVHEHIRDICRRLAVEGYLAIAPELYFRQGDPSEYSDIPTLFSELVSKVPDTQVLADLDHVANWASRNGGDMRNMAITGFCWGGRITWLYAAHNPQLKAGVAWYGKLVGEKTLKQQKHPVDVAVDLNAPVLGLYGGKDDGIPLESVETMRQALRAANADAEIVVYPDAGHAFNADYRPSYHQESARDGWQRMLAWFRQYGVE from the coding sequence ATGAAAACCGAAGATAATATGACTCAAAAATTGAGCAACAATGGGTTCACTCCCGCGGTATCGCCCACCGCTTCCACCACGATCCTGACCGACAGCGCCGATATCCTGTCCGGCGAAACCTCTGTTCCTACTCAGGGCGAAAATATGCCCGCCTTCCATGCCCGCCCCCGCCACGCAAAAGGTCCGCTTCCGGTCGTTTTGGTGGTTCAGGAAATTTTTGGCGTCCATGAGCATATTCGGGATATCTGTCGCCGTCTGGCGGTTGAGGGTTATCTGGCTATCGCGCCAGAACTCTATTTCCGTCAGGGGGATCCGTCAGAGTATAGCGACATTCCGACCCTGTTTTCCGAGCTGGTTAGCAAGGTGCCTGATACCCAGGTGCTGGCCGATCTTGACCATGTGGCAAACTGGGCATCACGCAACGGCGGTGATATGCGCAATATGGCGATTACCGGATTCTGCTGGGGCGGGCGTATTACCTGGCTTTATGCCGCGCATAACCCGCAGCTGAAAGCAGGCGTTGCCTGGTACGGCAAACTGGTGGGTGAAAAAACCCTGAAGCAGCAGAAGCATCCGGTCGATGTGGCCGTGGACCTTAACGCGCCGGTACTGGGACTGTACGGCGGCAAGGATGACGGGATCCCGCTTGAGAGCGTAGAAACCATGCGTCAGGCGCTGCGCGCGGCCAATGCGGACGCAGAGATTGTGGTTTACCCGGATGCCGGTCATGCCTTTAATGCCGATTACCGGCCCAGCTATCATCAGGAGTCAGCCAGAGACGGCTGGCAGCGGATGCTGGCCTGGTTCCGCCAGTACGGCGTGGAATAG
- the udp gene encoding uridine phosphorylase produces MAQSDVFHLGITRADLQGATLAIVPGDPERVKKIAALMENPVHLASHREFTTWRAELNGKAVVVCSTGIGGPSTSIAVEELAQLGVRTFLRVGTTGAIQPDINVGDVLVTTGSVRLDGASQHFAPLEFPAVADFSCTTALVEAAKAAGAKTHIGITASSDTFYPGQERYDTFSGRVVSRFQHSLKEWQQMGVLNYEMESATLLTMCASQGLRAGMVAGVIVNRTQQEIPDAEAMKRTESDAVRIVVEAARRLV; encoded by the coding sequence ATGGCGCAGTCAGATGTTTTCCACCTCGGTATTACCCGGGCTGACCTACAGGGCGCAACGTTAGCGATTGTGCCGGGCGATCCTGAGCGGGTGAAAAAAATAGCCGCCCTGATGGAGAACCCTGTGCACCTGGCTTCTCACCGTGAATTCACCACCTGGCGCGCAGAGCTTAACGGTAAAGCCGTGGTTGTTTGCTCGACGGGTATTGGCGGGCCTTCAACCTCTATTGCCGTGGAAGAGCTGGCGCAGCTTGGCGTGCGCACGTTTCTGCGCGTAGGTACCACCGGCGCTATTCAGCCAGATATCAACGTCGGCGACGTGCTGGTCACCACCGGTTCGGTTCGTCTGGACGGTGCCAGCCAGCACTTTGCGCCGCTTGAATTCCCGGCCGTGGCGGATTTCAGCTGCACCACCGCCCTGGTGGAGGCCGCTAAGGCCGCCGGTGCTAAAACGCATATCGGTATCACCGCCTCGTCTGACACCTTCTATCCCGGTCAGGAACGCTATGACACCTTTTCAGGCCGCGTGGTGAGCCGCTTCCAACATTCGCTGAAAGAGTGGCAGCAAATGGGCGTGCTGAACTATGAGATGGAGTCCGCCACGCTGCTGACTATGTGCGCCAGCCAGGGGCTGCGGGCAGGCATGGTTGCCGGGGTGATCGTTAACCGCACGCAGCAGGAAATTCCTGATGCAGAAGCGATGAAGCGCACCGAGAGCGACGCCGTACGTATCGTTGTTGAGGCAGCCCGCCGCCTGGTGTAA
- the rmuC gene encoding DNA recombination protein RmuC, with product MDATTIYSVGIGLAGLLAGWLLAWFRSEQRFSRQETERQLLMQAADQLRQERDRLHQQLENQQQTQKQSEAELRQLHGGLSAAQEKLHHLEHWRNESEQLSRELRNQLEVNSAQEVELREMTIRLEETRMAAEEKQRLLVNSEQRLNAQFENLANRIFEHSGRRVDEQNRQSLNGLITPLREQLEGFRRQVQEGFGQEARERHTLSHEIRNLQQLNAQMAQEAINLTRALKGDNKTQGNWGEVVLSRVLEASGLREGHEYETQVNIQLEQNARMQPDVIVRLPQGKDVVIDAKMTLVAYERYYNSEDDASREAAITEHITSIRGHLRLLSRKDYQQLPGLRSLDYVLMFIPIEPAFLLAIDRQPELINEALNQNIMLVSPTTLLVALRTINNLWRYEHQSRHAQRIADRAAKLYDKMRLFVDDMTSMGQSLDKAHESYRQAMKKLSEGRGNLIAQTESFRHLGVEVKRPINPRLVDQAMPESPEDPGDDETDEPIETEAAMGFNPAAGVSE from the coding sequence GTGGATGCAACAACGATATACAGCGTAGGGATCGGGCTGGCTGGCCTGCTGGCAGGCTGGCTGTTGGCCTGGTTTCGGAGCGAGCAGCGCTTTTCCCGCCAGGAAACCGAACGGCAGTTACTGATGCAGGCGGCGGATCAGCTCCGACAGGAGCGCGATCGCCTGCATCAGCAGCTTGAAAATCAGCAGCAAACGCAAAAACAGTCTGAGGCAGAATTACGCCAGCTACACGGTGGGCTGTCGGCTGCGCAGGAAAAACTGCATCACCTTGAACACTGGCGTAATGAAAGTGAGCAGCTCAGCCGGGAGCTGCGTAATCAGCTGGAGGTCAATAGCGCTCAGGAAGTTGAACTGAGAGAGATGACTATCCGTCTTGAAGAGACGCGCATGGCTGCGGAAGAGAAGCAGCGCCTGCTGGTTAACAGCGAGCAGCGGCTTAACGCCCAGTTTGAGAACCTGGCAAACCGCATTTTTGAGCACAGTGGCCGCCGGGTGGACGAGCAGAACCGACAAAGTCTGAACGGTCTGATCACCCCGCTGCGTGAACAGCTGGAGGGGTTCCGTCGCCAGGTGCAGGAGGGGTTCGGCCAGGAAGCGCGCGAGCGCCACACGCTTTCCCACGAGATCCGCAACCTGCAACAGCTTAATGCGCAAATGGCGCAGGAAGCGATCAACCTTACCCGCGCGCTGAAAGGCGATAACAAAACGCAGGGTAACTGGGGCGAAGTGGTGCTCAGTCGGGTGCTGGAAGCCTCGGGACTGCGTGAGGGGCATGAGTACGAGACGCAGGTCAATATCCAGCTGGAGCAAAATGCCAGGATGCAGCCCGATGTCATCGTCCGACTGCCGCAGGGTAAAGACGTGGTGATTGATGCCAAAATGACCCTGGTGGCCTACGAGCGCTACTATAACAGCGAGGATGACGCCTCCCGCGAAGCCGCCATTACGGAACATATCACCTCAATCCGCGGGCATCTGCGCCTGCTCAGTCGAAAAGATTATCAACAATTACCCGGTTTACGCTCGCTCGATTATGTGTTGATGTTTATCCCCATCGAACCGGCTTTCCTGCTGGCCATTGACCGCCAGCCGGAGCTGATTAACGAGGCGCTCAATCAGAACATCATGCTGGTGAGCCCGACCACGCTGCTGGTTGCGCTGCGCACCATCAATAACCTGTGGCGCTATGAACATCAGAGCCGCCATGCACAGCGCATTGCCGACCGCGCGGCGAAGCTTTACGACAAGATGCGGCTGTTCGTGGATGATATGACGTCGATGGGGCAGAGCCTGGATAAGGCGCATGAAAGCTACCGCCAGGCAATGAAAAAGCTGTCCGAAGGGCGAGGGAATCTGATCGCTCAGACCGAAAGCTTTCGTCATCTGGGGGTGGAGGTGAAGCGGCCAATCAACCCCCGTCTGGTCGATCAGGCGATGCCGGAATCGCCTGAAGATCCCGGTGATGACGAAACGGATGAGCCGATCGAAACAGAAGCCGCGATGGGCTTTAATCCCGCAGCAGGCGTAAGTGAATAA
- the ubiE gene encoding bifunctional demethylmenaquinone methyltransferase/2-methoxy-6-polyprenyl-1,4-benzoquinol methylase UbiE yields MADESKDTTHFGFRTVAKSDKEEMVADVFHSVAAKYDLMNDLMSFGIHRIWKRFTIDCSGVRRGQRVLDLAGGTGDLTAKFSRLVGDTGEVVLADINSSMLKVGREKLRNNGIIGNVSYVQANAEALPFPDNYFDCITIAFGLRNVTEKEKALASMFRVLKPGGRLLVLEFSKPVLEPLNKAYDAYSFHILPRIGELVAKDAGSYRYLAESIRMHPDQETLKQMMADVGFENTTYHNLTGGIVALHRGFKF; encoded by the coding sequence ATGGCAGATGAATCAAAGGACACCACCCATTTCGGCTTCCGTACCGTAGCGAAAAGCGACAAAGAGGAAATGGTCGCTGACGTTTTCCACTCCGTTGCGGCTAAATATGACCTGATGAACGATCTGATGTCGTTTGGTATCCACCGCATCTGGAAGCGATTCACCATCGACTGTAGCGGCGTGCGCAGGGGCCAGCGCGTGCTGGATCTGGCGGGTGGAACGGGCGATCTGACGGCGAAATTCTCGCGTCTGGTGGGTGACACCGGTGAGGTGGTGCTGGCGGATATCAACAGCTCAATGCTAAAGGTCGGCCGCGAAAAGCTGCGTAACAACGGCATTATCGGTAACGTCAGCTACGTCCAGGCCAACGCGGAAGCGCTGCCTTTCCCGGACAACTATTTCGACTGCATTACCATCGCCTTTGGCCTGCGCAACGTGACCGAAAAAGAGAAGGCGCTGGCGTCGATGTTCCGCGTACTAAAGCCGGGTGGCCGCTTGCTGGTGCTGGAGTTCTCGAAACCGGTGCTGGAACCGCTTAATAAAGCGTATGACGCATACTCATTCCATATCCTGCCGCGCATTGGCGAGCTGGTGGCGAAGGATGCCGGAAGCTATCGCTATTTAGCCGAGTCCATCCGCATGCATCCGGACCAGGAGACGCTTAAGCAGATGATGGCGGACGTGGGTTTTGAAAATACCACCTACCATAATCTTACCGGTGGCATTGTTGCACTGCATCGTGGATTCAAGTTTTAA
- a CDS encoding SCP2 domain-containing protein, whose product MTLTPLLTAGLETALNKILYRDRGLKAARQRLSGKSLRIELAEITQPFIFIFSEKQVDVLSEWSDTPDCTVKTRLATLPKLRNRQLLTGLIRSGELEVEGDLQVVQHFSALIDLAELDPAEYLSPWMGDVAAHGISQFGRRGLQFIQGDIQRKQRYLGQALTEEWRLAPGALEIAWFAEEVDAVGRSLAALEARIDKLEVK is encoded by the coding sequence ATGACCTTAACGCCGCTGTTAACCGCAGGGCTGGAAACGGCGCTAAATAAGATACTGTATCGCGACCGTGGCCTGAAAGCGGCGCGCCAGCGCCTGTCCGGCAAAAGCCTGCGTATTGAGCTGGCTGAAATAACGCAGCCCTTCATTTTTATCTTCAGTGAGAAGCAGGTTGATGTGCTGTCTGAATGGAGTGATACGCCGGATTGCACGGTGAAAACGCGCCTTGCCACGTTGCCTAAGCTGCGTAACCGTCAGCTGCTCACCGGGCTGATCCGCAGCGGGGAGCTGGAAGTAGAGGGCGATTTGCAGGTGGTGCAACACTTCTCGGCGCTTATCGATCTGGCTGAGCTTGATCCGGCTGAATACCTGTCGCCGTGGATGGGCGATGTTGCTGCTCACGGTATCAGCCAGTTTGGCCGTCGCGGCCTGCAATTTATCCAGGGTGATATTCAGCGTAAGCAACGTTATCTGGGTCAGGCGCTGACCGAAGAGTGGCGTCTGGCACCCGGCGCGCTGGAGATTGCCTGGTTTGCCGAAGAAGTTGACGCCGTCGGGCGCTCTCTGGCGGCACTGGAAGCGCGTATCGACAAGCTGGAGGTCAAATGA
- the ubiB gene encoding ubiquinone biosynthesis regulatory protein kinase UbiB, giving the protein MSFGELRRLYFIISVFLSYGLDEFIPKTRLALPLILWRKCLFWIPNRHKNKPVGERLRLAMEQLGPVWIKLGQMMSTRRDLFPPLIADQLAMLQDRVAPFDGVLAKQQIEVSLGCPVETHFDDFDITPLASASIAQVHTATLRESGQKVVIKVIRPDILPVIKADMKLINRMARWVPRLLPDGRRLRPQEVVADYEKTLIDELNLLREAANAIQLRRNFDSSKMLYVPEVYSDYCSENMMVMERIYGIPISDVVALEQHGVNMKLLAERGVQVFFTQVFRDSFFHADMHPGNIFVSYDHPEDPQYIGIDCGIVGSLNKEDKRYLAENFIAFFNRDYRKVAELHVDSGWVPPDTNVEDFEFAIRTVCEPIFEKPLAEISFGHVLLNLFNTARRFNMEVQPQLVLLQKTLLYVEGVGRQLYPQLDLWKTAKPFLEEWIKDQIGIPAIVRALKEKAPFWAEKLPELPELFYDSLRQHKHLQHSVDKLTNDLKSERVRHNQSRYLFGIGATLLLAGTAVLLTRPDWDLFSAAMIAGGLVSWLIGWRRTD; this is encoded by the coding sequence ATGAGTTTCGGAGAACTCCGCCGTCTTTACTTTATCATCAGCGTATTCCTGAGCTACGGTCTGGACGAATTTATCCCAAAAACCCGCCTGGCGCTTCCGCTGATCCTCTGGCGCAAATGCCTGTTCTGGATCCCCAACCGCCATAAAAATAAGCCGGTTGGCGAACGCCTGCGGCTGGCGATGGAGCAGCTTGGCCCGGTATGGATCAAGCTTGGCCAGATGATGTCCACGCGTCGCGATCTGTTCCCGCCGCTAATTGCCGACCAGTTGGCAATGCTCCAGGACCGCGTGGCACCGTTTGATGGGGTACTGGCTAAGCAGCAGATTGAAGTCTCGCTGGGCTGCCCGGTTGAAACCCATTTTGACGATTTTGACATTACGCCGCTGGCCTCTGCCTCCATCGCTCAGGTTCATACCGCCACGCTGCGGGAGAGTGGTCAAAAAGTGGTGATCAAGGTGATTCGCCCGGACATCCTGCCGGTGATTAAAGCGGATATGAAGCTGATCAACCGCATGGCACGCTGGGTTCCACGACTGCTGCCGGACGGGCGACGCCTGCGACCGCAGGAAGTGGTGGCGGATTATGAAAAAACGCTGATTGACGAGCTTAATCTGCTGCGTGAGGCGGCCAATGCGATTCAGCTGCGACGCAATTTTGACAGCAGCAAAATGCTCTACGTGCCGGAAGTCTACTCGGATTACTGTAGCGAAAACATGATGGTCATGGAGCGCATCTACGGTATTCCCATTTCGGATGTCGTGGCGCTTGAGCAGCACGGCGTTAATATGAAGCTGCTGGCAGAGCGGGGCGTACAGGTGTTCTTTACCCAGGTGTTCCGCGACAGCTTTTTCCACGCGGATATGCATCCGGGCAATATCTTTGTCAGCTATGACCATCCTGAAGACCCGCAGTATATTGGTATTGACTGTGGAATTGTGGGGTCGCTGAACAAAGAGGATAAGCGCTATCTGGCGGAAAACTTTATCGCCTTCTTCAACCGCGATTATCGTAAGGTCGCCGAGCTTCACGTTGATTCCGGCTGGGTTCCACCCGATACCAACGTCGAAGATTTTGAGTTTGCGATTCGCACCGTCTGCGAGCCGATTTTTGAAAAGCCACTGGCGGAAATCTCCTTCGGCCACGTGTTACTGAATCTGTTCAACACCGCGCGCCGCTTCAATATGGAAGTTCAGCCGCAGCTGGTGCTGCTGCAAAAAACGCTGCTCTACGTTGAAGGGGTAGGGCGGCAGCTCTATCCCCAGCTCGACCTGTGGAAAACGGCAAAGCCCTTCCTCGAAGAGTGGATTAAAGATCAGATCGGCATTCCGGCCATCGTCCGGGCGTTGAAAGAGAAAGCGCCTTTCTGGGCGGAAAAGCTGCCTGAGCTACCGGAGCTGTTCTACGACAGCCTGCGCCAGCATAAACATTTGCAGCACAGCGTTGATAAGCTCACTAACGATCTGAAAAGCGAGCGGGTGAGGCACAACCAGTCCCGCTATCTCTTCGGCATTGGCGCGACGCTGCTGCTGGCCGGGACGGCGGTTTTACTGACCCGGCCTGACTGGGATCTGTTCTCCGCAGCAATGATCGCCGGTGGTCTGGTGAGCTGGCTGATAGGCTGGCGCAGAACCGACTGA
- the tatA gene encoding Sec-independent protein translocase subunit TatA, with protein sequence MGGISIWQLLIIAVIVVLLFGTNKLRNLGSDLGSSIKGFKKAMGDEDEKEKEKNHAHDADFNATLADKQQTEAKKEDVKNDKV encoded by the coding sequence ATGGGCGGTATCAGTATCTGGCAATTATTAATCATTGCCGTCATCGTAGTTCTTCTGTTTGGTACCAATAAACTGCGTAATCTGGGTTCCGATCTCGGGTCTTCCATCAAAGGCTTCAAGAAAGCCATGGGTGATGAAGACGAGAAAGAGAAAGAAAAAAATCATGCTCATGATGCTGATTTCAATGCCACTCTGGCAGACAAACAGCAGACGGAAGCGAAGAAAGAAGACGTTAAGAACGACAAGGTATAA